A portion of the Ferrimonas lipolytica genome contains these proteins:
- the glnG gene encoding nitrogen regulation protein NR(I) — protein sequence MSEQVWILDDDSSIRWVLERALKRAEISSASFAAADSLAEALLTDQPQVIISDIRMPGTDGLTLLSRIKQTQPDLPVIIMTAHSDLDSAVGAYQAGAFEYLPKPFDIDEAIALIRRAIEHSIARQPTKRVKHTPLPEIIGEAPAMQEVFRAIGRLARSSISVLINGQSGTGKELVASALHKHSPRADHPFVALNMAAIPKDLIESELFGHEKGAFTGAGGQRTGRFEQANGGTLFLDEIGDMPLDVQTRLLRVLSDGQFYRVGGHSPVKVDVRIVAATHQNLESRVKDGQFREDLFHRLNVIRIQLPALNERREDIPALAHHFLRGAAKELGGEPKQLSAEALQQLKLFAWPGNVRQLENACRWMTVMASGQEILVQDLPPEIHTKATSGFHGEQLDWTEELANWMDSTLANGDSNLLKQALPAFERTMLTVALRHSGGHKQDAAKLLGWGRNTLTRKLKELDVKA from the coding sequence ATGAGCGAACAAGTCTGGATCCTTGATGATGACAGTTCCATCCGTTGGGTATTGGAACGAGCGCTAAAACGCGCAGAGATTAGCAGTGCCAGTTTTGCCGCCGCCGACTCCTTAGCCGAGGCCTTGCTTACCGATCAACCCCAGGTGATCATATCCGATATCCGCATGCCAGGAACCGATGGCTTAACCCTGTTGTCGCGGATTAAGCAGACCCAGCCCGACCTACCAGTGATCATCATGACCGCCCATTCTGATCTGGACAGTGCGGTTGGTGCCTATCAGGCTGGGGCCTTTGAGTACCTGCCCAAACCGTTTGATATCGACGAGGCGATCGCATTGATCCGCCGTGCCATAGAACACAGTATCGCCCGCCAACCAACCAAACGTGTTAAGCACACCCCACTGCCAGAGATTATTGGTGAAGCGCCGGCAATGCAGGAGGTGTTCCGCGCTATCGGTCGACTCGCTCGCTCCTCCATCAGTGTGTTGATTAATGGTCAATCTGGTACCGGTAAAGAGTTGGTCGCCAGTGCCCTGCACAAACACAGCCCCCGCGCCGATCACCCCTTTGTGGCGTTAAATATGGCTGCAATTCCAAAAGATTTGATTGAGTCAGAGTTGTTTGGTCACGAAAAAGGGGCCTTTACCGGTGCTGGTGGTCAGCGGACTGGCCGCTTCGAACAAGCCAACGGCGGCACCCTATTCTTGGATGAGATTGGGGATATGCCATTGGATGTGCAAACACGATTGTTGCGGGTACTGTCCGACGGTCAGTTCTATCGGGTTGGCGGCCATTCACCAGTAAAAGTAGATGTGCGTATCGTTGCTGCGACCCACCAGAATTTAGAGAGTCGAGTTAAAGACGGTCAGTTCCGTGAGGATCTGTTTCACCGCCTCAACGTGATTCGTATCCAGCTACCGGCTCTGAATGAACGGCGGGAAGATATCCCCGCGCTCGCCCACCACTTCTTACGTGGCGCTGCCAAAGAGTTAGGTGGCGAGCCAAAACAACTTAGTGCTGAAGCACTGCAACAGCTGAAGCTATTTGCGTGGCCGGGCAATGTCCGTCAACTCGAAAACGCCTGCCGCTGGATGACGGTAATGGCCTCCGGACAAGAGATCCTAGTTCAAGATCTGCCACCAGAGATCCACACCAAAGCCACGTCGGGCTTTCATGGTGAGCAATTGGACTGGACCGAAGAGCTGGCAAACTGGATGGACTCGACCTTGGCCAATGGTGATTCCAACCTACTCAAGCAAGCACTGCCAGCATTCGAACGCACCATGCTCACAGTTGCGTTGCGCCATAGCGGAGGCCATAAACAAGATGCCGCCAAGCTGTTGGGGTGGGGACGAAATACGCTAACGCGCAAACTGAAAGAGTTAGATGTAAAAGCCTGA
- a CDS encoding GGDEF domain-containing protein, with protein sequence MTYTQHPPHHQALPALLSAMTVALMLQLLSVEPSRPYLGWLISAIIITPITAWITWRRSTTNALGYLICACSITLALSLIAQPYPEASLIMLLMVIPTFAHQPYLIVLWVLPSLLVYSITIELNIWLPVWAIGATLLWYQSGLWQRFAKLKQIEQHRLKRQLQRHNNYDAITGLRNKQYFEKRLRQSVSEAKRSKTPLSLIVLDIDYFRAYNEHYGNEYGNSCLEQVARLIKSDSQRQSDLIARLNGGNYVLLLPGTDKHGANRLAMQILDHLARTKLENQGSPISRYVTLTQGISQWQPGVNAEQLLHRAQLAMFQAKHSETGRTTVA encoded by the coding sequence ATGACGTACACCCAACATCCACCTCATCATCAAGCTCTACCGGCACTGCTTAGCGCAATGACGGTAGCACTCATGTTGCAGCTACTTAGTGTCGAGCCCAGTCGCCCCTATCTTGGTTGGTTGATTAGCGCCATTATCATTACCCCAATTACGGCATGGATCACTTGGCGACGTTCCACAACTAACGCCCTTGGTTACCTAATCTGTGCCTGCTCGATCACCTTAGCACTGTCGCTCATCGCGCAACCCTACCCCGAAGCCAGCCTGATTATGTTGTTGATGGTGATCCCAACCTTCGCCCACCAACCTTATTTGATAGTACTGTGGGTATTGCCGTCGCTGCTGGTCTACTCGATAACCATTGAGCTCAATATCTGGCTGCCGGTATGGGCCATTGGTGCAACATTACTATGGTATCAAAGCGGTTTATGGCAGCGATTTGCTAAGCTCAAGCAGATCGAGCAGCACCGCCTTAAAAGACAACTGCAGCGTCACAATAATTACGATGCCATCACCGGACTACGTAATAAGCAGTACTTCGAAAAAAGGCTACGGCAATCGGTGTCGGAAGCCAAACGCAGTAAAACCCCACTCAGTCTCATCGTGCTTGATATCGACTACTTCCGCGCTTACAACGAACACTACGGGAACGAGTATGGCAACAGCTGCCTTGAGCAAGTGGCTCGTCTCATCAAAAGCGACTCACAGCGCCAATCCGATCTGATTGCACGGCTTAATGGCGGCAACTATGTACTATTGCTACCTGGCACCGATAAACACGGTGCCAATCGGCTGGCCATGCAGATCTTAGATCACCTTGCGCGCACTAAGTTGGAGAATCAAGGTTCTCCAATAAGTCGATATGTCACGCTAACCCAAGGTATCAGCCAATGGCAGCCAGGGGTCAACGCTGAGCAGTTATTACACCGAGCACAACTGGCAATGTTCCAGGCGAAACATTCCGAAACCGGCCGCACCACTGTGGCTTAG
- a CDS encoding formate dehydrogenase, translating to MKSHTPARDRRDLLKLLVSAPIAATAVAAAPAQAQATVASESKTANYSETDHVRRYYATLRGQ from the coding sequence ATGAAATCCCATACCCCTGCGCGTGACCGCCGCGATCTGTTGAAGCTACTAGTTAGTGCTCCGATCGCAGCTACCGCCGTTGCGGCGGCTCCAGCCCAAGCACAGGCAACTGTTGCTAGCGAGAGCAAAACCGCTAACTACAGCGAAACCGACCACGTACGTCGCTACTACGCGACCCTACGCGGCCAATAA
- a CDS encoding formate dehydrogenase subunit alpha, translating to MKLTRNITAKVEGLGLNRRQFLKNAGVTSGGIAAASMLGTGMIKKAHASTAVNPNAPVEIKRTICSGCAVGCGLYAEVQNGVWTGQEPAFDHPFNRGGHCAKGAALREHGHSKKRVKYPMKLEGGKWKKLSWDDAIAQVGDLMLNIREESGPDALYFMGSAKFSNEGCYMYRKFAAMWGTNNVDHSARICHSTTVAGVANTWGYGAMTNSFNDIRHAQAMFFIGANPAEAHPVAMQHILTAKERGAKIVVIDPRFSRTAAHSDHHVGIRPGTDIPFIYGMLNVIFENNWQDQTFIDQRVWGMEDIAQEAKKFPLAEAAQICGVTEDSIFQAAKIMADNRPGSVVWCMGGTQHTVGNANTRAYCLLQLALGNMGKSGGGTNIFRGHDNVQGATDLGLLFDTLPGYYGLSTGAWTHWSHVWDLDKSWVDGRFDQGEYLGKKPQTTPGLPCSRWHDGVLEDKKKLGQRDNVRMAFFWGQSVNTETRQRDVRDALDKMDAVVVVDPYPTMAGVMHRRSDNVFLLPACTQFEAEGSLSNSGRSAQWRQQVVEPLFESKNDLEIMYLLSKKLGFAEQFTKRIKVVNNLPVVEDVTREINRGMLTIGMSGQGPERIKDHTMNWGKFSVENLQAMGNDFKGETYGLPWPCWGTPEQKHPGTHILYDTSKHVLQGGGNFRARFGVERNGENLLAEGSAPVGNELGDGHPEFTADMLKQLGWWDELTAAEKKEAEGKNWKTDLSGGIHRIAMKHGCIPFGNAKARCKVWTFPDPMPVHREPLYTPRRDLIAKYPTYNDMQVHRLPTLYKSIQDKVISDNLDKKYPLAMTSGRLVEYEGGGEESRSNPWLAELQQNMFIEINPVDAADRGLRDGDTVWVEGAEGGRIKVQAMVTPRVKEGVTWMPYHFAGVMHGVDLDYPESGDISTKPYVVGESANTALTYGYDPITQMQETKSSLCQIEKA from the coding sequence ATGAAATTGACTCGTAATATCACTGCGAAAGTTGAAGGTTTAGGCCTTAACCGTCGTCAGTTTTTGAAAAACGCTGGTGTAACCAGTGGCGGTATCGCTGCAGCTTCTATGCTGGGCACCGGCATGATCAAGAAAGCTCATGCATCTACCGCAGTAAACCCGAACGCACCAGTTGAAATCAAACGCACCATCTGTTCCGGCTGTGCCGTGGGCTGTGGATTGTACGCTGAAGTACAAAACGGCGTTTGGACTGGACAAGAGCCGGCCTTCGACCATCCCTTCAACCGTGGCGGACACTGTGCAAAAGGTGCCGCGCTACGTGAGCATGGCCACTCTAAAAAACGCGTTAAGTACCCAATGAAGCTGGAAGGCGGTAAGTGGAAGAAACTATCTTGGGACGATGCTATCGCTCAAGTTGGTGATCTGATGCTGAACATCCGCGAAGAGTCTGGCCCAGACGCGTTGTACTTCATGGGTTCCGCAAAGTTCTCTAACGAAGGCTGTTACATGTACCGCAAATTTGCGGCTATGTGGGGCACCAACAACGTTGACCACTCTGCACGTATCTGTCACTCCACTACTGTAGCCGGTGTTGCTAACACTTGGGGTTACGGTGCAATGACGAACTCGTTCAACGACATTCGTCACGCACAGGCTATGTTCTTCATCGGTGCAAACCCTGCAGAAGCTCACCCTGTTGCGATGCAGCACATCCTGACGGCTAAAGAGCGCGGTGCTAAGATCGTAGTTATCGATCCACGCTTCTCTCGCACAGCTGCTCACTCTGATCACCACGTTGGCATCCGCCCTGGTACCGATATCCCATTCATCTACGGTATGTTGAATGTGATCTTCGAAAACAACTGGCAGGATCAGACTTTCATCGACCAACGCGTTTGGGGCATGGAAGACATCGCTCAAGAAGCGAAGAAATTCCCTCTTGCAGAAGCGGCACAGATTTGTGGCGTAACTGAAGACTCTATCTTCCAAGCTGCTAAGATCATGGCTGATAACCGCCCTGGTTCTGTTGTTTGGTGTATGGGTGGTACTCAGCACACCGTTGGTAACGCCAACACCCGTGCTTACTGTCTGCTGCAGCTGGCCCTAGGTAACATGGGTAAGTCTGGCGGCGGTACTAACATCTTCCGTGGCCACGATAACGTACAGGGCGCAACCGATTTAGGTCTGTTGTTTGACACCCTACCTGGTTACTACGGCCTGTCTACCGGCGCTTGGACTCACTGGAGCCACGTTTGGGATCTAGACAAGAGCTGGGTTGACGGTCGTTTCGATCAAGGCGAATACCTTGGTAAGAAGCCACAAACCACTCCTGGTTTGCCATGTTCTCGCTGGCACGATGGTGTACTGGAAGACAAGAAGAAACTGGGCCAGCGCGACAACGTTCGCATGGCGTTCTTCTGGGGTCAGTCAGTAAACACTGAAACTCGTCAGCGTGACGTACGTGACGCACTGGACAAAATGGATGCGGTAGTGGTTGTTGACCCTTACCCAACTATGGCTGGTGTAATGCACCGTCGTAGCGACAACGTATTCCTGTTACCAGCATGTACTCAGTTCGAAGCTGAAGGTTCCCTGTCTAACTCTGGTCGCTCTGCACAGTGGCGTCAGCAGGTAGTTGAGCCTCTGTTCGAATCTAAGAACGACTTGGAAATCATGTACTTGCTATCTAAGAAGCTGGGCTTCGCAGAGCAGTTCACCAAGCGTATCAAGGTGGTAAACAACCTGCCAGTAGTTGAAGACGTAACTCGCGAAATCAACCGCGGTATGCTGACCATCGGTATGTCTGGTCAAGGTCCTGAGCGTATCAAGGATCACACCATGAACTGGGGTAAGTTCTCTGTTGAGAACCTGCAAGCCATGGGTAACGACTTCAAGGGCGAAACCTACGGTCTGCCTTGGCCTTGTTGGGGTACTCCAGAGCAGAAGCACCCTGGTACTCACATCCTGTACGATACGTCTAAGCACGTATTACAAGGTGGTGGTAACTTCCGTGCTCGCTTCGGTGTTGAACGTAACGGCGAAAACCTGTTGGCTGAAGGTTCAGCTCCAGTAGGTAACGAGCTAGGTGACGGTCACCCAGAATTTACTGCCGACATGCTGAAACAGCTGGGTTGGTGGGACGAGCTGACTGCTGCTGAGAAGAAAGAAGCAGAAGGCAAGAACTGGAAAACCGATTTGTCCGGCGGTATCCACCGCATCGCGATGAAGCACGGTTGTATCCCATTTGGTAACGCCAAAGCCCGTTGTAAGGTTTGGACCTTCCCAGATCCAATGCCAGTACACCGTGAGCCGCTGTACACCCCACGCCGTGATCTGATCGCGAAGTACCCTACTTACAACGATATGCAAGTACACCGTCTACCGACCCTGTACAAGTCTATCCAAGACAAGGTTATTTCCGACAACCTAGATAAGAAGTACCCACTAGCAATGACCTCTGGTCGTCTGGTTGAGTACGAAGGTGGTGGTGAAGAGTCTCGTTCTAACCCTTGGTTGGCCGAACTGCAGCAGAACATGTTCATCGAAATTAACCCAGTAGACGCGGCTGACCGTGGTTTACGTGACGGTGATACCGTTTGGGTTGAAGGCGCTGAAGGTGGTCGCATTAAGGTTCAAGCTATGGTTACTCCTCGCGTTAAAGAGGGTGTTACCTGGATGCCTTACCACTTTGCCGGTGTGATGCACGGCGTTGATCTGGATTACCCAGAAAGCGGCGATATCAGCACTAAGCCTTACGTTGTTGGCGAATCTGCTAACACTGCCCTGACCTATGGTTACGACCCAATCACTCAGATGCAAGAGACTAAGTCTTCCCTGTGTCAGATTGAAAAAGCGTAA
- a CDS encoding formate dehydrogenase subunit gamma: MLSKTFKPLLMLAALLFSGLALADAANVPEQAGNQAEVVWQALQQGAEGRTTSTAPFAKQAINSYDPALLEVRNNYLSYGIFAAFFGMIGAFIVFIAVNGISKLSDGFSGKLVYRWSKFDLFIHWLGAIPCLLLIITGLTLLAGKFLIEPFLGQAVFAQMGALAKPIHDYMAIPFMLGWLLMSVKWAKNQMPEKADIGWMLVVGGYINFGPFKGKHPHAGFANAGEKMWFWTFALGGAVISATGVILLFPDLVEPSRTLSLISLVIHGITAIVLTAFAVIHIFMATVMSEGGMECMVSGYCDENWAIQHHDLWYDEIKANGTLKYKGE, from the coding sequence ATGTTATCAAAGACTTTTAAACCGCTACTGATGTTGGCGGCTTTGTTGTTTTCGGGCTTAGCGCTAGCAGATGCTGCTAACGTTCCAGAGCAAGCTGGCAACCAAGCTGAAGTAGTATGGCAAGCACTGCAACAGGGCGCAGAAGGTCGTACGACCAGCACCGCCCCATTCGCTAAGCAAGCCATCAACAGCTACGATCCAGCGCTGCTGGAAGTGCGTAACAACTACCTGAGCTACGGCATCTTTGCTGCATTCTTCGGTATGATTGGCGCGTTCATCGTATTCATCGCAGTGAACGGTATATCCAAACTTTCCGACGGTTTCTCCGGCAAGCTGGTATACCGCTGGAGCAAGTTTGACCTGTTCATCCACTGGCTGGGTGCTATCCCATGTTTGCTGCTGATCATCACCGGTCTGACCCTGCTTGCAGGTAAATTCCTGATTGAACCATTCTTGGGTCAAGCGGTATTTGCTCAAATGGGCGCACTGGCTAAACCAATCCACGACTACATGGCGATTCCGTTCATGTTGGGTTGGTTGCTGATGAGCGTTAAGTGGGCAAAGAACCAGATGCCAGAGAAAGCCGATATCGGTTGGATGCTGGTTGTTGGTGGTTACATCAACTTTGGTCCTTTCAAAGGCAAGCACCCGCACGCGGGCTTTGCGAACGCCGGTGAAAAGATGTGGTTCTGGACCTTCGCTCTGGGCGGCGCTGTAATCAGTGCAACTGGTGTGATTCTGCTGTTCCCTGATCTAGTAGAACCGAGCCGAACCCTCAGCTTGATCTCGCTGGTTATCCACGGCATCACCGCTATCGTACTGACGGCATTTGCCGTTATCCATATCTTCATGGCTACCGTTATGTCTGAAGGTGGTATGGAGTGTATGGTTTCTGGTTACTGTGATGAGAACTGGGCTATCCAGCACCACGATCTGTGGTATGACGAAATCAAAGCGAACGGCACCCTAAAATACAAAGGTGAGTAA
- the fdh3B gene encoding formate dehydrogenase FDH3 subunit beta: MATMKFMCDTKRCIECNGCVVACKNENDSALEWGIQRRRVVTINDGQPSEASISVACMHCSDAPCMEVCPVNVFSKTEDGIVQHDKSRCIGCGYCLYACPFGAPQFPKQSAFGSKGKMDKCTFCAGGPNTEAGSAEEKAQYGANRIAEGKLPMCAELCSTKALLGGDAGMVSDIYRERVVARGHKNAGWSK; encoded by the coding sequence ATGGCCACAATGAAATTTATGTGTGACACCAAGCGCTGCATTGAATGTAACGGTTGTGTCGTAGCTTGTAAGAACGAAAACGACTCTGCTCTGGAATGGGGCATTCAACGTCGTCGCGTAGTAACCATCAACGATGGTCAACCAAGCGAAGCGTCCATCTCTGTAGCTTGTATGCACTGCTCTGATGCGCCGTGTATGGAAGTTTGCCCAGTGAACGTATTCAGCAAGACCGAAGACGGCATTGTCCAACACGACAAGTCTCGTTGCATCGGTTGTGGTTACTGCTTGTACGCCTGCCCATTTGGCGCACCGCAGTTCCCTAAACAGTCTGCGTTTGGCTCTAAAGGCAAGATGGACAAGTGTACTTTCTGTGCCGGTGGTCCAAACACCGAAGCTGGCTCTGCTGAAGAGAAAGCTCAGTACGGTGCAAACCGTATCGCAGAAGGCAAACTGCCAATGTGTGCTGAGCTTTGCTCAACTAAAGCACTGCTTGGCGGCGACGCTGGCATGGTTTCTGACATCTACCGCGAGCGTGTAGTTGCCCGAGGCCACAAAAACGCCGGTTGGTCTAAGTAA
- a CDS encoding coproporphyrinogen III oxidase family protein, producing MSIAERAINNAAINKAAEITTPNWMLRGMEGLMKHYTKRHLCMDTRSCESIPAPREGHNYTLYIHIPFCHTLCSFCTFHRFLFKEEKARAYFKALRQEMHMAKTLGYDFHELYVGGGTTTVLVDELAKTIELAKTLFPSIKEVSVESDPLHLTSMEFTQLHGLVDRLSVGVQSFDRGILEKTDRLKKFGEPEVVFEKLARANENFPILNCDMIFGFEGQTPEVLANDIATLKKLGPRQITTYPLMVSDLTKRHAQTKGVTKAQLANQNQDIRSDYELILNELRGEYEQLTAWSFGKSSEEAFDEYVVNCDDYLGLGSGSFSFLHDNLYVNSFSLRRYQEKIENGLMGVEATKAYSKHATLQYRFLLSVFGGRLNKQYFKEKYDSNVYTSLTKEMAFMHGIGGFEKDANNPDVLQATPNGLMMGLMMMKNFYTGMDNVRAELRRPLKKEDM from the coding sequence ATGTCTATTGCAGAACGCGCCATCAATAATGCTGCTATCAATAAAGCTGCCGAGATCACCACTCCGAACTGGATGTTGCGTGGTATGGAAGGCTTGATGAAGCACTACACCAAGCGTCACTTATGCATGGATACTCGCTCTTGCGAAAGCATCCCCGCGCCACGAGAGGGGCATAACTACACCCTCTACATTCATATTCCTTTTTGTCACACCCTGTGTAGCTTCTGTACCTTCCACCGTTTTCTATTTAAGGAAGAAAAGGCACGCGCTTACTTCAAGGCGCTGCGCCAAGAGATGCATATGGCTAAGACGTTGGGTTACGACTTCCACGAACTGTACGTTGGTGGCGGCACTACCACGGTCTTAGTGGATGAGCTTGCGAAAACCATTGAATTGGCAAAAACCCTATTCCCATCGATCAAAGAAGTATCAGTTGAGTCCGATCCACTGCACTTAACTTCAATGGAGTTCACCCAACTACACGGCTTAGTTGACCGTCTGTCTGTCGGGGTGCAGAGCTTTGACCGCGGCATCTTGGAAAAAACCGACCGCCTGAAAAAATTCGGCGAACCAGAAGTAGTGTTTGAAAAATTGGCCCGTGCCAATGAAAACTTCCCAATACTGAACTGCGACATGATCTTTGGCTTTGAAGGCCAAACCCCTGAGGTGTTAGCAAATGACATCGCCACCTTAAAAAAATTGGGGCCACGCCAGATCACCACCTACCCATTGATGGTATCTGATCTCACCAAGCGTCATGCACAAACCAAAGGTGTTACCAAGGCCCAGTTAGCGAACCAAAACCAAGATATTCGCAGCGACTACGAACTGATCTTGAACGAGCTGCGCGGTGAATACGAACAGTTAACGGCATGGTCATTCGGTAAGAGTAGCGAAGAGGCCTTCGATGAGTATGTAGTAAACTGCGACGATTACTTGGGTCTGGGCTCAGGCAGCTTTTCGTTCCTGCACGATAACCTATACGTAAACAGTTTCTCCTTGCGTCGCTACCAAGAGAAGATTGAAAACGGCCTGATGGGCGTTGAGGCCACCAAGGCTTACTCCAAACACGCGACCTTACAATACCGCTTCCTGCTCAGTGTATTCGGCGGCCGTTTGAACAAGCAGTACTTCAAAGAGAAGTACGACAGTAACGTTTACACCAGCCTAACCAAAGAGATGGCGTTTATGCACGGCATCGGCGGTTTTGAAAAAGACGCCAACAACCCAGACGTACTGCAAGCCACACCAAACGGCTTAATGATGGGCTTAATGATGATGAAAAACTTCTATACCGGAATGGATAACGTGCGCGCAGAATTGCGCCGTCCGCTCAAAAAAGAAGACATGTAA
- the glnL gene encoding nitrogen regulation protein NR(II): MDLAVAITDNLSTAVLVLDANRTVEYANSAAEQLLALGQRRMQGCAITDLYQHLSVEHSTLMAALTGDQSQTLYALSLATLDGRHHTIDLSFSPLPDGNTIIEARSIDQQHRISQELQQYAQHHAAQLLVRGLAHEIKNPLGGLRGAAQLLQMELEGNELQEFTGIIIEQADRLRNLVDRLLGPQYPGQWQSTNVHRLLESSSQLCILEGEGSIEVERDYDPSIPDFLMDAEQLEQAILNIMRNGCQAMHNRGTLTVRTRSKGAMTIAGTRHRQIVAVTIADTGPGISSEVRDTLFYPMVTDKADGSGLGLSIAQNIVSQHQGRIDVESWPGHTEFTIYLPLRSTKEHV, from the coding sequence ATGGATCTGGCCGTCGCAATTACTGACAATCTATCTACTGCGGTATTAGTGCTCGATGCTAACCGCACCGTAGAGTACGCCAATAGCGCCGCCGAGCAGCTGTTGGCACTCGGCCAGCGTCGCATGCAAGGGTGTGCGATCACCGATCTCTATCAGCACCTTTCGGTCGAGCATTCAACACTAATGGCGGCTTTAACCGGCGACCAAAGCCAAACCCTCTATGCACTTTCTCTAGCCACCCTTGATGGCCGACACCACACCATCGATCTCAGCTTCAGCCCGTTGCCCGATGGCAATACCATCATCGAAGCACGCTCCATCGATCAGCAACATCGCATCAGCCAAGAGCTACAGCAGTATGCGCAACACCATGCAGCCCAGTTGTTAGTTCGAGGCCTAGCCCACGAAATCAAAAACCCTCTTGGCGGTTTACGCGGTGCGGCTCAGTTACTGCAGATGGAGTTGGAAGGGAACGAGCTGCAGGAGTTTACCGGCATCATCATCGAACAGGCCGATCGGCTGCGAAACTTGGTCGATCGCTTATTAGGGCCACAGTATCCAGGGCAATGGCAGAGCACCAACGTTCACCGTTTGCTCGAGTCCAGCAGTCAATTATGTATCTTAGAAGGTGAAGGTAGTATTGAGGTGGAACGAGATTACGATCCCTCCATCCCCGACTTTCTGATGGATGCCGAGCAGCTCGAACAGGCGATCCTCAATATTATGCGCAATGGCTGCCAAGCCATGCACAATCGTGGCACCTTAACCGTACGAACCCGCAGCAAAGGGGCAATGACCATCGCCGGAACTCGCCATCGCCAGATCGTTGCGGTCACGATTGCCGACACCGGCCCGGGGATCTCCTCGGAAGTGCGTGACACCCTTTTCTACCCGATGGTAACCGATAAGGCCGATGGCAGCGGTTTAGGGCTATCGATCGCACAAAACATTGTTAGCCAACATCAGGGCCGGATTGACGTCGAAAGCTGGCCAGGTCATACCGAATTCACCATCTACCTTCCACTGCGATCAACCAAGGAGCACGTATGA
- a CDS encoding PfkB family carbohydrate kinase codes for MANTLIIANVNCDQILRLSRPLQSGARIHYEAQGHRLGGGAVNTGLGLVWAQHQVTLLSQVGEDKLGDWLIEQATELGFNCNLVHRHVGDTQALQLLMEPNGERTILRPNRPRLILPNSFDPSPYDCIYVNLSAEGLPRLLRHAINSNALVVSQLPKDLAQRPCHYLLTSADDLAQHNVDDPWQFGLQIGGPQLRAFIVTQGKNGAIAYTSQGQRHCSAVATKVVDSTGAGDCYAGGLIHALTKGLPLQQAMEYGAQWAAYAVNSNSSLPDHSLQLYLQS; via the coding sequence ATGGCCAACACCCTGATCATCGCTAACGTAAACTGCGATCAGATCCTTCGCCTGTCACGCCCACTACAAAGTGGCGCTCGTATCCACTACGAAGCGCAGGGCCATCGACTTGGCGGTGGAGCAGTAAATACTGGTTTAGGCCTAGTTTGGGCCCAACATCAGGTAACGTTACTGAGTCAGGTTGGCGAAGATAAGCTGGGTGACTGGCTGATTGAACAAGCAACCGAGCTGGGATTTAACTGCAACCTAGTCCATCGCCATGTTGGAGATACTCAGGCGTTGCAATTGTTGATGGAGCCAAACGGTGAGCGGACTATCTTACGTCCAAACCGACCTCGCCTCATTCTCCCCAATAGCTTTGACCCCAGTCCGTACGACTGCATCTACGTCAATTTGTCTGCTGAAGGGTTGCCACGCTTACTCCGTCACGCCATCAACAGCAACGCCTTAGTGGTGTCGCAGCTGCCCAAAGATTTGGCCCAGCGCCCTTGTCACTACCTACTCACCAGCGCTGATGACTTAGCCCAACACAACGTCGACGACCCATGGCAGTTTGGCCTGCAAATTGGGGGGCCACAGTTGCGAGCATTTATCGTAACTCAGGGAAAAAACGGCGCTATCGCCTACACTTCCCAAGGGCAACGACATTGCAGCGCGGTCGCAACCAAAGTGGTCGACAGTACCGGTGCTGGTGATTGTTATGCTGGTGGGTTGATCCATGCACTGACAAAGGGTCTACCATTACAGCAAGCGATGGAGTACGGCGCACAGTGGGCTGCCTATGCGGTAAACAGCAACAGCTCCCTGCCAGATCACAGCTTACAGCTATATTTACAGTCTTAA